One Fusobacterium ulcerans DNA segment encodes these proteins:
- a CDS encoding chromate transporter — protein MLYLSAFTFGGGFVIVSLMRKKFVKEYHWIEEKEILNLIAIAQSSPGSLSINISILVGYKLAGIPGALISITATALPPLITLSIVSFFYISFKDNVTVNALMKGMQAAIAAIIFDVTFSLAKDVVKRKELIFSLMTIVVFIAVYFFEINIIFIVLVCGAIGAISSGYKFKSQNI, from the coding sequence ATGCTTTACCTTAGTGCATTTACATTTGGGGGCGGATTTGTTATTGTTTCTCTCATGAGAAAGAAATTTGTGAAAGAATATCATTGGATAGAAGAAAAGGAAATCCTAAATCTTATAGCAATTGCTCAATCATCTCCTGGTTCGCTATCTATTAATATATCTATATTAGTTGGATATAAATTGGCAGGTATTCCAGGTGCATTGATCTCTATAACAGCTACAGCACTTCCACCGCTTATTACATTGTCAATAGTATCATTCTTCTACATCTCTTTTAAAGATAATGTAACTGTAAATGCTCTAATGAAAGGTATGCAGGCTGCCATTGCAGCAATCATCTTTGATGTTACATTCTCTCTGGCTAAAGATGTAGTCAAAAGAAAAGAATTAATTTTTAGTTTAATGACAATCGTTGTATTTATTGCAGTATATTTCTTTGAAATCAATATTATATTTATAGTTCTTGTTTGTGGAGCCATTGGAGCAATCTCTAGCGGATACAAATTCAAGTCTCAAAACATTTAA
- a CDS encoding LysR family transcriptional regulator, whose protein sequence is MLDFRIYTFLELCKTLSYTKTAENLHMTQPAVTQHIKFLEEFYKNKLFLYSGRTLSLTEYGKLLYRYLVAMNSDSEKIKEKILNLSSNIHALNFGATLTIGEYLIPRVLKKLSSDYPEINVSISVKDTKLLLEKLENGDIDFLLVEGFFEKTKYDSFLFSKEEFVAVCSNKSRFAQGEFTFEELLGERIIVREKGSGSRDIFEKILYDNNLSVNDFNKKYEIENIKVIKEMVKEERGITFIYKTAVEKEVDNKELAIINLKNFHAEREFNFVFLKDSIHKEEYKNWFEFMKKC, encoded by the coding sequence ATGCTTGACTTTAGGATTTATACATTTTTAGAATTATGTAAAACATTGAGTTATACTAAAACTGCTGAAAATCTTCATATGACACAGCCAGCTGTGACTCAGCATATAAAATTTTTAGAGGAATTTTATAAAAATAAATTATTTCTATATTCAGGGAGAACTTTATCATTAACAGAATATGGAAAATTATTATACAGATATTTGGTTGCAATGAATTCTGATTCTGAAAAAATAAAAGAAAAAATATTGAACCTATCTTCAAATATTCATGCTCTGAATTTTGGAGCAACTCTTACAATCGGAGAATATTTAATTCCAAGAGTATTAAAAAAACTTTCTTCTGATTATCCTGAGATAAATGTTTCTATTTCAGTGAAAGATACAAAGCTGCTTCTTGAAAAATTAGAAAATGGAGATATTGACTTTCTTTTAGTGGAAGGGTTTTTTGAAAAAACTAAATATGATTCTTTCCTTTTTTCTAAAGAAGAATTTGTTGCTGTATGCTCAAATAAAAGTAGATTCGCTCAAGGAGAATTTACATTTGAGGAACTTCTGGGAGAAAGAATAATAGTCAGAGAAAAAGGGTCAGGAAGCAGAGATATTTTTGAAAAGATACTTTATGATAATAATTTATCTGTCAATGATTTCAATAAAAAATATGAAATAGAAAATATAAAAGTAATAAAAGAGATGGTAAAAGAAGAGAGAGGAATAACTTTTATATACAAAACAGCAGTTGAAAAGGAAGTTGATAATAAAGAACTTGCAATTATAAATTTAAAAAACTTCCATGCAGAAAGAGAATTTAATTTTGTATTTTTAAAAGACAGTATTCACAAAGAAGAATATAAAAACTGGTTTGAATTTATGAAAAAATGCTGA
- a CDS encoding DUF3100 domain-containing protein — translation MKNSLLKVIITSLIIVIISEMIGKIAIPVWKVSIILFPMLYAVVIGLFITPDLLGKKIKALRKLVDQEEIVLAGELVGMGLLILGVKYGTLAGPNIQKILTAGPAFLAQECGHLLSPLVALPLALLLGMKREAVGATSSISREPSLGVISEKYGINSPEGSGVLGTYLIGTVIGTIIFGILGSVSIYSGIHPYALGMACGVGSGSMMTAAAAALTEVVPPDMKDTVLAYAATSNMLSGITGVNFLIFVTLPLTNKMYSVLEPILGRRGGK, via the coding sequence ATGAAAAATTCTTTATTAAAAGTAATAATAACTTCTTTAATCATTGTTATTATTTCTGAGATGATTGGAAAAATTGCTATTCCTGTATGGAAAGTAAGTATCATCTTATTTCCTATGCTTTATGCTGTTGTTATCGGATTATTTATTACTCCTGATCTACTTGGGAAAAAAATAAAAGCCTTGAGAAAGCTGGTAGACCAAGAAGAAATAGTTCTTGCTGGAGAACTGGTAGGAATGGGATTATTAATCCTTGGTGTTAAATATGGTACTCTTGCAGGACCTAATATACAAAAAATCTTAACTGCTGGACCAGCATTTTTAGCTCAAGAATGTGGACATCTGCTTTCTCCATTAGTTGCTCTTCCTTTAGCTTTATTACTTGGAATGAAAAGAGAAGCTGTTGGGGCAACATCTAGTATCAGTAGAGAACCATCACTTGGAGTTATCAGTGAAAAATATGGTATAAACTCTCCTGAAGGAAGCGGAGTTTTAGGAACTTATTTAATTGGAACAGTTATTGGTACTATTATATTTGGTATTCTTGGTTCTGTTTCTATTTACTCTGGAATTCATCCTTATGCTTTAGGAATGGCTTGTGGAGTAGGAAGCGGAAGTATGATGACTGCTGCTGCTGCCGCTTTGACAGAAGTTGTTCCACCTGATATGAAAGATACTGTTCTCGCATATGCAGCTACTAGTAATATGCTTTCAGGAATTACTGGAGTAAACTTTTTAATCTTTGTAACATTACCTTTAACTAATAAAATGTATTCTGTTTTAGAACCAATTTTAGGAAGAAGAGGAGGAAAATAA
- a CDS encoding GNAT family N-acetyltransferase gives MNVIYNGIKYSTFKKEIENINISEITIEIVDDSLHCLKNNFVHIYSFYSTKEKQGYGSKALKEIIKIANKYQVNLYLFPAGTSERFYKKFGFIYPENSKNYYIPMKLYFLCNEYSPIYQKIKSVKIMSLLKKIKLFLFN, from the coding sequence ATGAATGTGATTTATAATGGCATTAAATATTCTACTTTTAAAAAAGAAATAGAAAATATAAATATTTCTGAAATAACTATTGAGATTGTAGATGACAGCCTCCATTGTTTAAAAAATAATTTTGTCCATATTTATAGTTTTTATTCCACAAAAGAAAAACAAGGTTATGGAAGTAAAGCTTTAAAAGAAATCATAAAAATAGCTAACAAATATCAAGTTAATTTATATCTTTTTCCAGCTGGAACCAGTGAAAGATTTTATAAAAAATTTGGATTTATTTATCCTGAAAATTCTAAAAATTATTATATCCCTATGAAGTTATACTTTTTGTGCAATGAATATAGCCCAATATACCAAAAGATAAAATCAGTTAAAATTATGTCTTTATTAAAAAAAATAAAACTTTTTTTATTTAATTAA
- a CDS encoding LysR family transcriptional regulator yields the protein MTLRHIKIFLAVCKYSNVTMAAKELFIAQPAASLAIKELEEYYGIKLFDRISKRLYITEPGKKLLSYASHITSLFDEMEKELKCYDSFSNLKIGATIATGTYFMPKYVEKFAEICPGVKINVYIENSKIIENKLLTNELDLAIIDGIIHSENIISEPILDDKLVIICSPKNPLAEKETVSLEEIKNQNFLLRERGSGTRELFDSILFSRGITIEPLWESISTRALVIAVQQNIGIAVLPYYLVKEELEKKIVSRVRIKNIKFVRKFNIIHHKNKYLSSSAMSFIDMCKKLEK from the coding sequence ATGACATTGAGACATATTAAGATATTTTTAGCAGTCTGCAAGTATAGTAATGTAACTATGGCTGCAAAAGAGCTGTTTATAGCTCAGCCAGCTGCAAGTCTTGCTATAAAGGAACTGGAGGAATATTATGGAATAAAACTTTTTGACAGAATATCTAAAAGGTTGTATATTACAGAGCCTGGGAAAAAACTTTTAAGTTATGCATCACATATAACCTCTCTTTTTGATGAAATGGAAAAGGAATTAAAGTGTTATGATTCATTCAGTAATTTAAAAATAGGAGCAACTATTGCAACAGGAACATACTTTATGCCAAAATATGTAGAGAAATTTGCTGAAATATGTCCTGGAGTTAAAATAAATGTATATATAGAAAATTCGAAAATAATAGAAAATAAACTTCTGACAAATGAACTGGATTTAGCTATAATAGATGGAATAATACATTCGGAAAATATAATAAGCGAGCCTATCTTAGATGATAAGCTTGTAATAATATGCAGTCCTAAAAATCCTTTGGCAGAAAAGGAAACTGTTTCTCTGGAAGAGATAAAAAACCAGAATTTCCTTTTAAGAGAGAGGGGAAGCGGTACAAGAGAATTGTTTGACAGTATACTTTTTTCAAGAGGAATAACTATAGAACCTCTGTGGGAAAGTATTAGTACAAGAGCTTTAGTAATTGCTGTACAGCAGAATATAGGAATAGCAGTACTGCCATATTATCTTGTAAAAGAGGAGCTTGAGAAAAAAATAGTATCAAGAGTAAGAATAAAAAATATAAAATTTGTGAGAAAATTTAATATTATTCACCATAAAAATAAATATTTAAGTTCATCAGCAATGTCTTTTATTGATATGTGTAAAAAACTTGAGAAATAA
- a CDS encoding ClC family H(+)/Cl(-) exchange transporter, producing MNSEQTAEDNLKLLQKGSGKLYMLCLGVGILTGLIVSIYRWGLGYANHIRESIFSHEDMSSPMFLVMVWIGFIIVGLLVDLIAKKYPKTSGSGIPQVKGIILRQLDYVKWFQELIAKFIGGLFGIGCGLSLGREGPSVQLGSYIGYGATKIFKRDSVEKKYLVTSGASAGLAGAFGAPLAGVMFSLEELHKFISSKLLICTFLASIASDFVGRRMFGMETAFNLVVNYPKNLNPYFQFGLFILFGIIIACFGKIFTMTLIKIQDIYKGAKLPRWAKVSFVMTTSFILCFILPEVTGGGHELVEEMAGGNRTIQLLIIIFVVKLLFTALSYATGFAGGIFLPMLVLGAILGKIYGMVLMNILGVGPEYIPHYMVLGMAGYFVAVVRAPITGAVLILEMTGNFDHLLALVTVSVVAYYITDLMGLEPIYEILYERMAKDTPDEKLEDSKKTIIGVPVTGESELDGKRICEIKWAEDVLVVAIIRNEREIIPKGNTKIEAGDRLTILLPEKKVHIMKESLYKLGTCS from the coding sequence ATGAATTCTGAACAAACTGCGGAAGACAATTTAAAATTGCTGCAAAAAGGAAGCGGAAAGCTATATATGCTTTGCTTGGGAGTAGGGATATTGACAGGTCTCATTGTTTCTATTTATAGATGGGGACTGGGATATGCTAATCACATAAGAGAGAGTATTTTCAGTCATGAAGATATGTCAAGTCCTATGTTTCTTGTTATGGTATGGATAGGATTTATCATAGTGGGATTGCTTGTGGATCTCATTGCGAAAAAATATCCAAAAACATCTGGAAGTGGTATACCACAAGTAAAAGGTATAATTTTGAGACAACTTGATTATGTAAAATGGTTTCAGGAATTAATTGCCAAATTTATTGGAGGACTATTTGGAATAGGATGCGGACTTTCTTTAGGAAGAGAAGGACCATCTGTACAACTAGGTTCTTATATAGGATATGGAGCTACTAAAATTTTCAAAAGAGATTCTGTTGAAAAAAAATATCTTGTAACAAGTGGAGCAAGTGCAGGATTGGCAGGAGCTTTTGGAGCACCTCTGGCAGGGGTTATGTTCAGCTTGGAAGAGCTGCATAAATTTATATCTTCAAAGCTTTTAATATGTACTTTCCTAGCAAGTATTGCTTCTGATTTTGTTGGAAGAAGAATGTTTGGTATGGAGACTGCTTTTAATTTGGTTGTAAATTATCCTAAAAATTTAAATCCATATTTTCAATTTGGATTATTCATTTTGTTTGGTATAATTATTGCATGTTTTGGAAAAATATTTACAATGACTTTGATAAAAATTCAAGATATATATAAGGGAGCAAAATTACCAAGATGGGCAAAAGTTTCTTTTGTTATGACAACTTCATTTATTTTGTGTTTCATTTTACCAGAAGTAACAGGTGGAGGACATGAATTGGTAGAAGAGATGGCAGGAGGAAATAGAACTATACAACTGCTTATAATTATATTTGTTGTAAAATTACTATTTACAGCTTTATCATATGCAACAGGATTTGCAGGAGGAATATTTTTACCAATGCTGGTATTAGGAGCTATCTTAGGGAAAATATATGGAATGGTACTAATGAATATATTAGGAGTTGGACCAGAGTATATCCCACATTATATGGTATTAGGAATGGCTGGATATTTTGTGGCAGTAGTAAGAGCACCTATTACTGGGGCAGTACTTATATTAGAAATGACAGGAAATTTTGATCATTTACTTGCACTTGTAACTGTTTCTGTGGTAGCATATTATATAACAGATTTAATGGGATTGGAACCAATCTATGAAATTCTTTATGAGAGAATGGCAAAAGATACTCCAGATGAAAAATTGGAAGACAGCAAAAAAACTATTATAGGCGTTCCAGTTACTGGTGAATCAGAGCTGGATGGAAAGAGAATATGTGAGATAAAATGGGCAGAAGATGTTCTTGTAGTAGCTATAATAAGAAATGAACGCGAAATAATTCCAAAAGGAAATACAAAGATAGAAGCAGGGGATAGATTAACAATACTTCTTCCAGAGAAAAAAGTTCATATTATGAAAGAGAGTTTATATAAATTAGGAACTTGCAGTTAA
- a CDS encoding chromate transporter, producing MIYLNLFISFFKIGLFSIGGGYAAMPLIKSQVVDLHQWLTLKEFTDIITIAEMTPGSVSLNCATFVGIQIAGIKGALVATLGCITPSFIVVMIFTFLYFKYGDLKVIKGILRGLRPAVVGLIASAGTTIALIAFFGDRINLKENHLNYISVAIFLCAVVALRKFKVNPICVMLASGICGIGIYEFLI from the coding sequence ATGATATATTTAAATTTATTTATAAGCTTTTTCAAAATAGGATTATTTAGCATAGGTGGAGGATATGCAGCAATGCCTCTTATTAAATCACAAGTGGTTGATCTTCATCAATGGCTTACACTAAAAGAATTTACAGATATTATAACTATTGCTGAAATGACTCCAGGGTCTGTGTCTTTAAATTGCGCTACATTTGTAGGAATACAAATAGCAGGAATAAAAGGAGCCTTAGTTGCTACTCTTGGTTGTATTACTCCTTCTTTTATTGTAGTTATGATATTCACATTCCTTTATTTTAAATATGGAGATCTTAAAGTCATTAAAGGTATATTGAGAGGTTTACGTCCAGCTGTTGTAGGTCTTATAGCTTCTGCTGGAACTACAATTGCTCTTATTGCTTTCTTTGGTGATAGAATAAATCTAAAAGAAAATCACCTAAATTATATTTCAGTAGCAATTTTTCTTTGTGCTGTTGTAGCTCTTAGAAAATTTAAAGTAAATCCAATTTGTGTTATGCTTGCATCTGGAATCTGTGGAATAGGGATATATGAATTTCTAATATAA
- a CDS encoding M20 family metallopeptidase, with translation MNKNELKERVLAAIEENKATIITAGRKIYSNPEFGYKEFETTKTVSEFFKNELGLEVEDKIAYTGCRARINEDKNGPKVAILGELDGISCSEHPDANSIGASHTCGHNVQIAGMLGAAVGLIKSGVFKDLDGKIDFIATPAEEFIELAYRSKLKAEGHIKYFGGKQELIRKGAFDDVDMSIMFHVLDTGDKKVLVGPESNGFIGKEIKFIGKEAHAGSAPYEGINALNAAMLAINNVNAQRETFKEADRVRFHPIITKGGDIVNVVPADVRMESYVRARTIDSMIDANKKVNRALIAGAMAVGAEIEITELPGYLPILKHDDMENVLRENLHYIGLTDEDIIDGGDFTGSFDFGDVSHIIPTLHPMFGGVKGALHTRGYSIVDEEYAYLAPAKSMALTVVDLLFDEAKTGKEILKNFKPVMTKEEYLAFMESNDKTIKA, from the coding sequence ATGAACAAAAATGAATTAAAAGAAAGAGTACTTGCAGCTATTGAAGAAAATAAAGCCACTATCATAACAGCAGGAAGAAAAATATATTCAAATCCTGAATTTGGATATAAAGAATTTGAAACAACAAAAACTGTTAGTGAATTTTTTAAGAATGAACTGGGATTAGAAGTTGAAGATAAAATAGCTTATACAGGATGCAGAGCTAGAATAAACGAAGATAAAAATGGGCCTAAAGTAGCTATACTTGGAGAATTAGATGGAATATCTTGTTCAGAGCATCCTGATGCCAACAGCATTGGCGCTTCTCATACTTGCGGTCACAATGTGCAGATAGCTGGAATGCTTGGAGCTGCTGTAGGACTTATCAAATCTGGTGTTTTCAAAGACCTTGATGGAAAAATAGATTTCATTGCAACTCCTGCTGAAGAGTTTATCGAACTTGCATACAGAAGCAAACTAAAAGCTGAAGGACATATCAAATATTTTGGTGGAAAACAAGAACTAATCAGAAAAGGTGCTTTCGATGATGTAGACATGAGTATAATGTTCCATGTGCTTGATACTGGAGATAAAAAAGTACTTGTAGGACCTGAAAGCAATGGATTTATAGGTAAAGAAATTAAATTTATAGGAAAAGAGGCTCACGCAGGTTCTGCTCCATATGAAGGAATAAATGCTTTAAATGCAGCTATGCTTGCTATTAATAATGTAAATGCTCAAAGAGAGACTTTCAAAGAAGCTGACAGAGTAAGATTCCATCCTATTATTACAAAAGGGGGAGACATTGTAAATGTGGTTCCTGCTGATGTAAGAATGGAATCATATGTAAGAGCTAGAACTATTGACAGTATGATAGATGCTAACAAAAAAGTCAACAGAGCTCTTATTGCTGGAGCTATGGCTGTTGGAGCTGAAATAGAAATAACTGAACTTCCAGGATATCTTCCTATTTTAAAACATGATGATATGGAAAATGTTCTTAGAGAAAATCTTCATTATATAGGATTGACAGATGAAGATATCATAGATGGAGGAGATTTCACTGGATCATTCGATTTTGGTGATGTATCTCATATCATTCCTACTCTTCACCCTATGTTTGGTGGAGTAAAAGGTGCTCTTCATACTAGAGGATACTCTATTGTAGATGAAGAATATGCTTATCTTGCTCCTGCTAAATCTATGGCTCTTACAGTTGTAGATCTTTTATTTGATGAAGCTAAAACAGGAAAAGAAATTCTTAAAAACTTCAAACCTGTTATGACAAAAGAAGAATATCTTGCTTTCATGGAATCTAATGATAAAACTATAAAAGCATAA
- a CDS encoding tyrosine-type recombinase/integrase, translating to MRNANGYGSVYKLSGKRRRPYVAVKTVSLKGGIQKRVILGYYEGSKEAKIALAEYNRDPYDLTAAKITFYEVYEKMMKQDIEKVTSKTYSFKKSLVKFFEPVYNTPIKDIKLAILQQLFDSNKSYSYGTLSLKKSLCIQIFDFALKRELVEKNYGILIDINKKNEKVIQRKIFTSDEIDKLWELSGIQDVDIILTMIYTGLRIGELLELKISSINLEDRYCIAGSKTEAGKDRLIPFNYRILPVITRYISTEKIYLFQSIRNKKIKYTNWRATKFIPLMEKIKMEHTIHDCRHTFASLLSNADANTTAIAKIIGHSNYDMTEKIYTHKDIEELKKAVDRII from the coding sequence ATGCGTAATGCTAATGGATATGGCAGTGTATATAAGCTGTCTGGAAAAAGGAGAAGACCTTATGTTGCAGTTAAAACTGTAAGTTTAAAAGGAGGGATACAAAAAAGAGTTATCCTAGGGTATTATGAGGGTAGTAAAGAAGCTAAAATAGCTTTAGCAGAGTATAACAGGGATCCTTATGACCTAACAGCTGCTAAAATAACATTTTATGAAGTATATGAGAAAATGATGAAACAAGATATTGAAAAAGTAACCTCTAAAACTTATAGCTTCAAAAAATCTCTTGTTAAATTTTTTGAACCTGTCTACAACACACCAATAAAAGATATCAAATTAGCTATACTACAGCAATTATTTGATTCAAATAAATCATATTCTTATGGAACTCTAAGCCTAAAAAAATCTTTATGTATACAAATTTTTGATTTTGCATTAAAAAGAGAGTTGGTAGAAAAAAATTATGGTATACTTATAGATATTAATAAGAAAAATGAAAAAGTTATTCAAAGAAAAATATTTACTTCTGATGAAATTGATAAATTGTGGGAATTGTCAGGAATACAAGATGTAGATATAATATTAACAATGATTTATACTGGTTTAAGAATAGGCGAATTATTAGAGTTAAAAATATCAAGCATTAATCTAGAAGACAGATATTGTATAGCAGGATCAAAAACAGAGGCTGGAAAAGACAGATTAATTCCATTCAATTATAGAATTTTACCTGTAATAACAAGATATATTTCAACTGAAAAAATATATTTGTTCCAGAGTATTAGAAATAAAAAAATAAAATATACTAATTGGAGAGCAACAAAATTTATTCCTTTAATGGAAAAAATCAAGATGGAACACACAATACATGATTGTAGGCATACTTTTGCCAGTCTACTGAGTAACGCTGATGCTAATACTACAGCTATAGCTAAAATTATTGGACACAGTAATTATGATATGACTGAAAAGATTTATACTCATAAGGATATTGAAGAGCTTAAAAAAGCAGTTGATAGAATTATATAA
- a CDS encoding tyrosine phenol-lyase gives MEKRKFMPEPFKIKMVEHMGTLGKEERKAAIKEAGYNTFLLRSEDCYIDLLTDSGTNAMSDRQWAGLMLGDEAYAGSKNFYHLQAVVREYFGFKYIVPTHQGRGAENILSSLTIKPGDYIPGNMYFTTTRFHQERNGATFRDVIIDEAHDPAADLPFKGNIDLKKFQALIDEVGADKIPYICLAVTVNLAGGQPVSMGNIKAVSELAHKNGIMVMFDATRCVENAYFIKDREEGYQDKTIKEIVHEMFSYGDGCTMSGKKDCITNIGGFLCMNDHDMYVRATGMVVQFEGMPSYGGLAGRDMEAMAIGITESVQYEYISYRVNQIRYLGEKLEAAGVPMVKPFGGHAIFVDARAFLDHLTQDEFPAQSLAAALYETSGVRTMERGIISAGRDVVTGKDHHPKLETIRLTIPRRVYTYAHLDFVADAVIELYNKRKDISGLKWDYEPKVLRFFTGTFKTINSELIKGY, from the coding sequence ATGGAAAAAAGAAAATTTATGCCAGAACCTTTTAAAATTAAAATGGTAGAACACATGGGAACTTTAGGTAAAGAAGAAAGAAAAGCTGCAATAAAAGAGGCTGGATATAATACTTTCTTATTAAGATCGGAAGATTGTTATATTGACCTTTTAACTGACTCAGGAACTAATGCAATGAGTGACAGACAGTGGGCTGGACTTATGCTTGGAGACGAGGCATATGCTGGAAGTAAAAACTTTTATCACTTACAAGCAGTAGTAAGAGAATATTTTGGATTTAAGTATATAGTTCCTACTCACCAAGGTAGAGGAGCAGAGAATATTCTTTCATCTCTTACAATAAAACCGGGAGATTATATACCAGGAAACATGTATTTTACAACAACTAGATTCCACCAAGAGAGAAATGGGGCTACATTTAGAGACGTTATCATAGATGAAGCTCACGACCCAGCAGCTGATTTACCATTTAAAGGAAATATAGACCTTAAAAAATTCCAAGCATTGATAGATGAAGTTGGAGCAGATAAAATACCTTACATTTGCTTAGCAGTAACAGTTAACCTAGCTGGAGGACAGCCGGTATCAATGGGAAATATAAAAGCTGTATCTGAGTTAGCTCATAAAAATGGAATAATGGTTATGTTTGATGCAACTAGATGTGTTGAAAATGCTTATTTCATTAAAGATAGAGAAGAAGGATATCAAGATAAAACTATAAAAGAAATAGTTCATGAAATGTTCTCATATGGAGATGGATGTACAATGTCTGGTAAGAAAGACTGTATCACTAATATTGGTGGATTCCTATGTATGAATGATCATGATATGTATGTAAGGGCGACTGGAATGGTAGTTCAATTTGAAGGAATGCCTTCATATGGAGGATTAGCAGGAAGAGATATGGAAGCTATGGCTATCGGTATCACAGAATCAGTTCAATATGAATATATCAGTTATAGAGTAAATCAAATCAGATATCTTGGAGAGAAATTAGAAGCAGCAGGAGTACCAATGGTAAAACCATTTGGAGGACATGCAATATTCGTAGATGCAAGAGCATTCTTAGATCACTTAACTCAGGATGAATTCCCTGCTCAATCATTGGCAGCAGCACTATATGAAACTTCTGGAGTAAGAACAATGGAAAGAGGAATCATATCAGCAGGAAGAGATGTTGTAACTGGAAAAGATCATCATCCTAAACTAGAAACAATCAGATTGACTATACCTAGAAGAGTGTATACATATGCACACTTAGATTTCGTAGCTGATGCAGTAATTGAGCTGTATAATAAAAGAAAAGATATCAGTGGATTGAAATGGGATTATGAGCCAAAAGTATTGAGATTCTTTACTGGAACATTTAAAACTATCAACTCTGAATTAATAAAAGGATATTAA